In Diorhabda carinulata isolate Delta chromosome 6, icDioCari1.1, whole genome shotgun sequence, a single genomic region encodes these proteins:
- the LOC130895056 gene encoding LIM homeobox transcription factor 1-beta isoform X1, translating to MLEFYPNLNLNPAMLPERNGLSGADCNGRSDNGLIKCEKAWCDNNNLHNPLDSSLIKCEKTYEMCEGCGHKIHDRYLMRVADCSWHEHCLCCSICGILLSHSCYTRNTKLYCKSDYDRIFGVKCSRCGDRLLPHEMVMRAQQHVFHLPCFACVACGQPLQKGEQFVIRAGQLFCRGDFEKELYLLQQASSGDDDLLDENSRPRDGRRGPKRPRTILTSAQRRQFKASFEVSPKPCRKVREALAKETGLSVRVVQVWFQNQRAKMKKIQRKAKQDDGKSSSDKEKGDKDDKVIKQESPNSEHGHYMNLGNLVDGHFQSSSQPLNPNVPFSPDDNYPAHSGESFCSSDISLDDSTNFDQLDEATSDTISLQNLELQTHSHHNEGGSTSTSTSIANPIDKLYLMQNSYFSTEQ from the exons ATGTTGGAGTTTTAtcctaatttgaatttaaatccGGCCATGTTGCCCGAAAGAAACGGCTTAAGCGGTGCGGATTGTAACGGACGTTCAG ATAATGGATtgataaaatgtgaaaaagcttggtgtgataataataatctaCACAACCCCCTAG atagcagtttaataaaatgtgaaaaaacgtATGAAATGTGCGAAGGGTGCGGTCACAAAATTCACGATAGATACCTAATGAGAGTAGCTGATTGCAGTTGGCACGAACACTGTTTGTGTTGTTCGATATGTGGAATACTTTTGTCACATTCGTGTTATACTAGGAATACGAAACTATATTGCAAGTCTGATTATGATAG GATATTTGGGGTGAAGTGCTCAAGATGTGGTGATCGATTATTGCCACACGAAATGGTAATGCGAGCCCAACAACACGTCTTTCACTTACCTTGCTTCGCTTGCGTCGCTTGTGGTCAACCTCTTCAGAAAGGAGAACAATTTGTTATCAGAGCTGGACAACTATTCTGTCGAGGAGACTTCGAAAAGGAATTGTATTTATTACAACAAGCTAGTTCTGGAGATGATGATTTGTTAGATGAAAATAG taGACCAAGAGATGGTAGGAGAGGTCCAAAACGACCCCGAACAATATTAACGTCGGCCCAACGTCGTCAATTCAAAGCGTCCTTCGAAGTAAGTCCTAAACCTTGTCGAAAAGTACGCGAAGCTTTAGCAAAAGAAACTGGTCTCAGTGTTCGAGTTGTTCAGGTATGGTTCCAGAATCAGAGAGCCAAAATGAAGAAGATTCAAAGGAAGGCCAAACAGGACGACGGGAAATCTTCAAGTGATAAAGAAAAAGGTGATAAGGATGATAAAGTTATTAAGCAAGAATCTCCGAATAGTGAACATGGACATTATATGAATTTGGGCAATTTGGTTGACGGCCATTTTCAGAGCTCTAGTCAACCGCTTAATCCTAATGTTCCCTTCTCACCCGAtg ATAACTATCCAGCCCATTCGGGAGAGAGCTTCTGTAGTTCGGATATCTCGCTTGATGATAGTACAAACTTCGATCAACTAGACGAAGCAACATCTGATACGATATCTTTACAAAACTTGGAATTACAAACGCATTCCCATCATAATGAAGGAGGATCCACATCTACGTCAACTTCCATAGCAAATCCCATAGATAAACTCTACCTCATGCAGAATTCTTATTTTAGCACGGAAcagtaa
- the LOC130895056 gene encoding LIM homeobox transcription factor 1-beta isoform X2 yields MLEFYPNLNLNPAMLPERNGLSGADCNGRSDNGLIKCEKAWCDNNNLHNPLDSSLIKCEKTYEMCEGCGHKIHDRYLMRVADCSWHEHCLCCSICGILLSHSCYTRNTKLYCKSDYDRIFGVKCSRCGDRLLPHEMVMRAQQHVFHLPCFACVACGQPLQKGEQFVIRAGQLFCRGDFEKELYLLQQASSGDDDLLDENRPRDGRRGPKRPRTILTSAQRRQFKASFEVSPKPCRKVREALAKETGLSVRVVQVWFQNQRAKMKKIQRKAKQDDGKSSSDKEKGDKDDKVIKQESPNSEHGHYMNLGNLVDGHFQSSSQPLNPNVPFSPDDNYPAHSGESFCSSDISLDDSTNFDQLDEATSDTISLQNLELQTHSHHNEGGSTSTSTSIANPIDKLYLMQNSYFSTEQ; encoded by the exons ATGTTGGAGTTTTAtcctaatttgaatttaaatccGGCCATGTTGCCCGAAAGAAACGGCTTAAGCGGTGCGGATTGTAACGGACGTTCAG ATAATGGATtgataaaatgtgaaaaagcttggtgtgataataataatctaCACAACCCCCTAG atagcagtttaataaaatgtgaaaaaacgtATGAAATGTGCGAAGGGTGCGGTCACAAAATTCACGATAGATACCTAATGAGAGTAGCTGATTGCAGTTGGCACGAACACTGTTTGTGTTGTTCGATATGTGGAATACTTTTGTCACATTCGTGTTATACTAGGAATACGAAACTATATTGCAAGTCTGATTATGATAG GATATTTGGGGTGAAGTGCTCAAGATGTGGTGATCGATTATTGCCACACGAAATGGTAATGCGAGCCCAACAACACGTCTTTCACTTACCTTGCTTCGCTTGCGTCGCTTGTGGTCAACCTCTTCAGAAAGGAGAACAATTTGTTATCAGAGCTGGACAACTATTCTGTCGAGGAGACTTCGAAAAGGAATTGTATTTATTACAACAAGCTAGTTCTGGAGATGATGATTTGTTAGATGAAAATAG ACCAAGAGATGGTAGGAGAGGTCCAAAACGACCCCGAACAATATTAACGTCGGCCCAACGTCGTCAATTCAAAGCGTCCTTCGAAGTAAGTCCTAAACCTTGTCGAAAAGTACGCGAAGCTTTAGCAAAAGAAACTGGTCTCAGTGTTCGAGTTGTTCAGGTATGGTTCCAGAATCAGAGAGCCAAAATGAAGAAGATTCAAAGGAAGGCCAAACAGGACGACGGGAAATCTTCAAGTGATAAAGAAAAAGGTGATAAGGATGATAAAGTTATTAAGCAAGAATCTCCGAATAGTGAACATGGACATTATATGAATTTGGGCAATTTGGTTGACGGCCATTTTCAGAGCTCTAGTCAACCGCTTAATCCTAATGTTCCCTTCTCACCCGAtg ATAACTATCCAGCCCATTCGGGAGAGAGCTTCTGTAGTTCGGATATCTCGCTTGATGATAGTACAAACTTCGATCAACTAGACGAAGCAACATCTGATACGATATCTTTACAAAACTTGGAATTACAAACGCATTCCCATCATAATGAAGGAGGATCCACATCTACGTCAACTTCCATAGCAAATCCCATAGATAAACTCTACCTCATGCAGAATTCTTATTTTAGCACGGAAcagtaa